TGGAAGTAATTTTATATTAAAAATTTTAGCAATACTTCCTATGGTTATGATTATTATATCTATAATTTTTATAGCTATTCCACTTAGCTTTGAAAAAGAAGCTTTATCTGAAACATTACCGATAACAATAGGCTCAATTATTTTCTTCATAATAGGAGAGTTTTTAATCAGAGATAAAAATAGAAATAATAAAAAAGAAGGGAAGGGAATATAATGAAAACTTTAAACTCTACTCCAAAAACAGATGGATTTAGAATGCCAGGAGAATTTGAACCACATGATGGATGCTGGATAATATGGCCAGAGAGAACTGACAACTGGAGACTTGGTGCAAAACCTGCTCAAAAGGTATTTGTAGAAGTAGCCAAAGCTATTAGTGAATTTGAATCAGTTACTGTATGTGTAAGTAATGAACAATATGATAATGCTAGAAATATGTTACCAGAAAATGTAAGACTAGTTGAAATATCTAATAATGATTCCTGGATTCGTGATTGTGGACCTACTTTTGTAACTAATGGAAAAGAAGTAAGAGGTATTGACTGGTCATTTAATGCATGGGGTGGTTTAGTAGATGGATTATATTTCCCATGGGATAAAGATGATCATGTAGCTAGAAAGGTATGTGAAATAGAACAAAGAGATAGATATAGATTAGACGATTTTGTATTAGAAGGTGGATCTATACACGTTGATGGTGAGGGTACTTTAATAGTTACTGAAGAATGTTTATTAAGTGAAGGTCGTAATCCGGATCTATCAAGAGACGAAATAGAAGATGTATTAAAAGAATACTTAAATCTTGAAAAGATTATTTGGATACCACTAGGAATTTACAATGATGAAACTAATGGCCATGTAGATAACATCATACATTATGTAGCACCAGGAAAAGTTGTTTTGGCTTGGACTAATGATAAAAATGATCCACAATATGAAATATGTCAAAAAGCTTATGAAATTTTAAGTAATGAAACAGATGCAAAAGGTAGAAATATTGAAGTTGTAAAGCTAATGCTGCCTTCGAATATATTGATAACAAAAGAAGAAAGTGAAGGTGTTGATGCTATAGATGGAACTTTACCACGACAAGAAGGAGATCGTTTGGCAGCATCTTATGCAAACTTTTATATAGCAAATGGTGGAGTAGTATTACCACTATTTAATGACCCTAATGATGAAAAAGCGATAGAGACACTTAAATGTTGTTTTCCTAATAGAAAAATAGTAGGAGTTTATGCTAGAGAGATTCTTCTTGGTGGAGGAAACATTCATTGTATAACTCAACAGCAACCTAAAGCTTAAATTATTTCATTATCAATATTAAAAAATATAAAAATTTAAATATAAAAAGTTATTAAAATATAAGGGGGAAATTATTATGAAATTACCAGTATCAAGTGCAACAGATCTTAACAAGAAAGGATTAAGACATTTTTTAGATACACAAGACTTAAGTAAAAAAGAATTATTAGAGTTATTTGAGTTAATGAGACTTTTAAAAGAAGCTAGAAAAGACAATGCAGTTCCTCAATTATTTAAAGGAAAATCAATAGCGATGATATTTGAGCAGCCATCAACAAGAACAAGGGTATCTTTTGAAACGGCAGCTACTATACTTGGAGGTCATGCTCTATTTTTATCACCAAAGGATATACATTTAGGAGCTAAAGAAAGTCTAGAAGACACATCAAAGGTTTTATCAAGAATGGTTGATATGATGATGGCTAGAGTGGATAAACATTCTACAGTAGCAGGGCTTGCAGAGTATTCAACAGTTCCAGTTGTAAATGGACTATGTGATTGGCTACATCCAACTCAAATGTTAGCAGATGTATTTACTATGATAGAACATTTACCTAAAGGTAAAAAGTTAGAAGATTTAACGGTAAGTTTTATGGGAGACGCAACCAATGTATGCTCATCACTAGCATTTATATGTACTCAATTAGGTATGAAGTATAAGCATATAGGACCTAAAAAATATCAAATGCCTAAAGAGTGGCAAGATATAGCTATAAAAAATTGTGAAACATCAGGTGGAGAATTAATAGTTACAGACGATATTGAGGCTGTTAGAGGTTCTGATATAGTTGTTGCAGATAGTTTCTACTGGTTTGGGCAAGAAGATGAAAAAGAAGAAAGGCTAACTACATTCATGCCTAAGTATGTAGTTACTCAAGATATCATGAATATGGCAGGTAAGGATGCTTTATTTATGCACTGCCTACCAGCTAATGATCAAAGAGAATGTACAAGAGAAGTTATGAATGGTAGTGAATCTGTAATATTTGATGAAGCTGAAAATAGATTGACAGCACAAATGGCTATATTAGTATACTTTACTTATAATCACATACAAAAACCATCTGAAGAAACTATTAAAAAACATGAAGATGCTTTAAATAATTTCTTAGAACATATAACTATAAATGATGTTGAGGAAATTAATTTAATATAAAAATATAATACAATAACTAAAATGAGTAAAGTCTCTTTATTTAAATAAAGAGACTTTACTCATTTTAATTATGATATAATTTTATATAAATATATAATAGAGAGGAAAGTCTAAAAGTGAGTAATAAAGTATTAGCTATATCATTTAAAACAGCAAATTATAATAGATCCAGTGTATGTAGCATAGGACTAGCTCTTTATGAAGATGGTAAAATTAAATTAAATGAAGAAATACTGGTTAATCCAGAAGAAGAGTTTGATGAATATAGCATTAAAATGCATAATATAAATGAAGAAAAGATACAAGATGCTAAAATATTTAATAAAGCATGGCAATCAATATCTTATATGATAGATAAAAATACCTTAGTAATATCACCTAATGCTAGTTTAGATATTAGTGTGCTTATACATGCTTGTGACAAGTATAATATGGTTTATCCCAATTTTGATTACTTATGTACTTGGAAACTATCTAATATAGTAAAACAAAATGAAGAAGAAGATTTAGATGAAGAAATTTTATATAATAGCTCAAGTGAAGAAGCTTATAAATGTTTAAATACATATTTAGATATATTAAGAAATTTTAAATATAACAAAATAGAAGATTTACTCAAAGAATTTAACATAGAAAAAGGAGTACTTTTCAATAAATCATATAAACCATTTGGTATAAAAAAACAAAAATATAGAAGAGAAATAGATATAGAAGAAATAAAATTAAGAACATATGACTTTGAAAATAGTCACCCATTTTATAAAAAAACGATAGTGTTTACAGGTGCTCTTAGAAGTATGAGAAGGTCTGAAGCTATGAAAAAAGTGAACAATGTTGGTGGAATAGGTGGATACAGCGTAACTAAAAATACAGATTATTTAGTTTTAGGAGAACAAAGTATTAGAAAGCTAAATGGTAAAGTTAAAAGTAGCAAACATATAAGTGCAGAAAGATTAATATCGCAAGGAAAAAATTTAAAAATTATTACTGAGGATGATTTTCTAGAATTAGTTTTCTAATATATAAGTGAT
Above is a genomic segment from Romboutsia lituseburensis containing:
- the aguA gene encoding agmatine deiminase yields the protein MKTLNSTPKTDGFRMPGEFEPHDGCWIIWPERTDNWRLGAKPAQKVFVEVAKAISEFESVTVCVSNEQYDNARNMLPENVRLVEISNNDSWIRDCGPTFVTNGKEVRGIDWSFNAWGGLVDGLYFPWDKDDHVARKVCEIEQRDRYRLDDFVLEGGSIHVDGEGTLIVTEECLLSEGRNPDLSRDEIEDVLKEYLNLEKIIWIPLGIYNDETNGHVDNIIHYVAPGKVVLAWTNDKNDPQYEICQKAYEILSNETDAKGRNIEVVKLMLPSNILITKEESEGVDAIDGTLPRQEGDRLAASYANFYIANGGVVLPLFNDPNDEKAIETLKCCFPNRKIVGVYAREILLGGGNIHCITQQQPKA
- the ptcA gene encoding putrescine carbamoyltransferase → MKLPVSSATDLNKKGLRHFLDTQDLSKKELLELFELMRLLKEARKDNAVPQLFKGKSIAMIFEQPSTRTRVSFETAATILGGHALFLSPKDIHLGAKESLEDTSKVLSRMVDMMMARVDKHSTVAGLAEYSTVPVVNGLCDWLHPTQMLADVFTMIEHLPKGKKLEDLTVSFMGDATNVCSSLAFICTQLGMKYKHIGPKKYQMPKEWQDIAIKNCETSGGELIVTDDIEAVRGSDIVVADSFYWFGQEDEKEERLTTFMPKYVVTQDIMNMAGKDALFMHCLPANDQRECTREVMNGSESVIFDEAENRLTAQMAILVYFTYNHIQKPSEETIKKHEDALNNFLEHITINDVEEINLI
- a CDS encoding exonuclease domain-containing protein encodes the protein MSNKVLAISFKTANYNRSSVCSIGLALYEDGKIKLNEEILVNPEEEFDEYSIKMHNINEEKIQDAKIFNKAWQSISYMIDKNTLVISPNASLDISVLIHACDKYNMVYPNFDYLCTWKLSNIVKQNEEEDLDEEILYNSSSEEAYKCLNTYLDILRNFKYNKIEDLLKEFNIEKGVLFNKSYKPFGIKKQKYRREIDIEEIKLRTYDFENSHPFYKKTIVFTGALRSMRRSEAMKKVNNVGGIGGYSVTKNTDYLVLGEQSIRKLNGKVKSSKHISAERLISQGKNLKIITEDDFLELVF